From a region of the Acidobacteriota bacterium genome:
- the argF gene encoding ornithine carbamoyltransferase → MDLRLQRRVRAHQRGLPHLKLPTVTTYHPAPATTHGPHGAGSLEGRCFLSILDFEPADLEHALALSATLKRDRPLGKEAPTSAALQGTYVALLFEKPSLRTRSTFEIAIRELGGNFIVPSADVALGKRESLADVGRCLERWVAGAVVRTYEQSRLTDLALATTSFRVINALSNEEHPCQALADCLTLKERWGDPRGRTVTFVGDGNNVATSFAQAAVMLGIHVRVASPDGCDLPPGIDGDIARVARFGAELTRFRDPVAAVSGADAVYTDVWTSMGREAEVAERRRLFAPYQVNDALMAHAGKDACFLHCLPAHRGEEVTDSVLDSPASAVFDQAENRLHTQKALLVMLFED, encoded by the coding sequence GTGGACCTGCGACTTCAGCGCCGAGTACGTGCACATCAACGCGGACTACCGCACCTGAAGCTGCCGACAGTGACGACCTATCATCCCGCACCCGCGACGACGCACGGCCCGCACGGCGCCGGCAGCCTCGAAGGACGCTGTTTCCTGTCGATTCTCGACTTCGAGCCGGCCGACCTGGAACACGCTCTGGCCCTGTCGGCCACCCTCAAGCGCGACCGGCCGCTGGGCAAGGAGGCCCCGACCTCGGCGGCGCTGCAGGGCACCTACGTGGCGCTGCTCTTCGAGAAGCCGTCGCTGCGAACCCGCTCCACGTTCGAGATCGCCATCCGGGAGCTGGGCGGCAACTTCATCGTCCCGTCGGCGGACGTCGCCCTCGGGAAGCGGGAGTCGCTGGCCGATGTCGGCCGCTGCCTCGAGCGTTGGGTGGCCGGTGCCGTGGTCCGCACCTACGAACAGTCGCGCCTGACCGACCTGGCGCTGGCCACCACGTCGTTTCGCGTCATCAACGCGCTCAGCAACGAAGAGCATCCCTGCCAGGCGCTGGCCGACTGCCTGACCCTGAAAGAACGCTGGGGCGACCCGCGCGGGCGCACCGTGACGTTCGTCGGCGACGGAAACAACGTGGCGACCTCGTTCGCCCAGGCCGCGGTCATGCTCGGCATCCACGTGCGGGTGGCGTCGCCGGACGGGTGCGACCTGCCGCCGGGGATCGACGGGGACATCGCGCGGGTGGCCCGGTTCGGCGCCGAGCTGACTCGGTTCCGCGACCCCGTGGCCGCGGTCAGCGGCGCCGACGCCGTCTACACGGACGTCTGGACGTCGATGGGCCGCGAAGCCGAGGTCGCCGAGCGCCGCCGCCTCTTCGCACCGTACCAGGTGAACGATGCGCTCATGGCCCACGCCGGGAAGGACGCCTGCTTCCTGCACTGCCTGCCCGCCCATCGAGGCGAGGAGGTGACCGACTCGGTGCTGGACAGCCCTGCGTCGGCCGTCTTCGATCAGGCCGAGAACCGCCTCCATACCCAGAAGGCGCTGCTCGTGATGCTGTTCGAAGACTAG
- the argJ gene encoding bifunctional glutamate N-acetyltransferase/amino-acid acetyltransferase ArgJ, whose product MTAPAITAAQGGITAPAGFQAAGVACGLKPSGLDLALLVSDAVASAAGLFTTNLAVAAPVVVSREQLARSGGYARVVAVNSKCANACTGAEGMQAARAMAAATADAIGCEPEHALIASTGVIGMRLDTGKVAAGIDEAARSLSRNAHLAAAQAIMTTDNAPKEAAVHVTTPWGSFTIGGMVKGAGMIEPNLATMLGFLTTDAAVDPATLDRALREVARDTFNAITVDGEPSTNDTVFMLANGASGVGMDEATYPALLAGLHALCTGLAREIVRGGEGATKLVTVRVTGAASKEDARRTARLIANSPLVKTALNGGDPNWGRLVAVAGRAGVAFDPDRTVVRIGPATLYDGTTIFAEREREAAAHLQGHEVEVTLDLGVGGAGAATMWTCDFSAEYVHINADYRT is encoded by the coding sequence ATGACGGCGCCGGCCATCACCGCGGCGCAGGGCGGGATTACGGCCCCCGCCGGCTTTCAGGCGGCCGGGGTCGCGTGCGGCCTGAAGCCGTCCGGACTGGACCTCGCCCTCCTGGTCTCGGACGCGGTGGCGAGCGCCGCCGGCCTGTTCACCACCAACCTCGCGGTGGCGGCGCCGGTCGTGGTGTCTCGCGAGCAACTCGCCCGCTCCGGCGGTTACGCCCGGGTAGTCGCCGTCAACAGCAAGTGCGCCAACGCCTGCACCGGCGCCGAGGGCATGCAGGCCGCGCGCGCGATGGCCGCCGCCACGGCCGACGCGATCGGCTGCGAGCCGGAACACGCGTTGATCGCGTCGACCGGCGTCATCGGCATGCGGCTCGACACCGGGAAGGTCGCGGCCGGCATCGACGAGGCGGCGCGCAGCCTGAGCCGCAACGCGCACCTTGCTGCGGCTCAGGCGATCATGACGACCGACAACGCGCCCAAGGAAGCCGCGGTGCACGTCACGACCCCGTGGGGAAGCTTCACGATCGGCGGCATGGTCAAGGGCGCCGGGATGATCGAGCCGAACCTGGCGACGATGCTCGGGTTCCTGACCACCGACGCCGCCGTCGATCCCGCGACCCTCGATCGCGCCCTGCGGGAAGTCGCGCGGGACACGTTCAACGCGATCACCGTGGACGGCGAGCCGTCGACCAACGACACGGTCTTCATGCTGGCCAACGGCGCGAGCGGCGTCGGCATGGACGAAGCGACGTACCCGGCGTTGCTGGCCGGGCTCCACGCGCTGTGCACGGGGCTGGCCCGCGAGATCGTACGCGGCGGAGAAGGCGCAACGAAGCTGGTCACCGTGCGCGTCACCGGCGCCGCGTCGAAGGAAGACGCCCGGCGCACGGCGCGGCTGATCGCCAACTCGCCGCTGGTGAAGACGGCGCTCAACGGCGGCGACCCGAACTGGGGGCGGCTCGTGGCGGTGGCGGGGCGCGCCGGCGTCGCGTTCGATCCGGACCGGACCGTCGTGCGGATCGGCCCCGCCACCCTCTACGACGGCACGACGATTTTCGCCGAGCGCGAGCGCGAGGCCGCCGCGCACCTGCAGGGACACGAGGTCGAGGTCACCCTCGATCTCGGCGTGGGCGGCGCGGGCGCGGCCACGATGTGGACCTGCGACTTCAGCGCCGAGTACGTGCACATCAACGCGGACTACCGCACCTGA